The Pseudomonas fragi DNA window CTGTGCATTTGCGCCATACCGGTGCCCGCCGCGATCAACACCAGCGGTCCGTCCGGCAGCTCGGACAAGTGCGTATCACCGAAAGGCAGCTCAAGGCGAACCATCTTGTTGCGCTGCAACTGCTCGATCAGGTTGCGGGCGCTGTCTTCTCGCACCAGCACGTGCAACTCAAGGTCGCGCCCCGAGTGCGGTGCACTGGCCAGCGAGAATGCCGACTTGTCACCGTTTTCACGCTCCAGCATCACGTATTGACCAGCGTGATAACGCGGCGGCTTGCCCGCAGGCGCACGCAAGCGCACCCGCCACACATCGCCACCCATATCGACACATTCGGTCAACTGACACGCCAGGCTACGCACCGGTAATTCTCCCAACGCAAGCACGCCATCCCACAACACCACACAGTCTTCAAGGGGGGCCGCCAGGCAGGTATAGAACTCGCCATGATCACGCACGTCACCCGCCTGCTCCACCTGGCCTTCAACCAGCAAGGCCGCACACACATGGCAATTACCATTGCGACAGCTTTGCGGGCATTCATAGCCCAGGCGCTGCGCCGCATCGAGAATCCGCTCGCCAGGCAAGGTTTCCAGCACCGCACCTGAAGGCTGCAAGGTTACACGCATCAATCTATTCCTAATTGATTCCAGATGTCATCGACCCGGCGAGTGACCGCCTCATCCTTGACGATAACCCGACCCCATTCGCGGGTGGTTTCACCCGGCCATTTGTTGGTCGCATCCAGGCCCATCTTCGACCCCAGGCCGGAAACCGGCGAGGCAAAGTCGAGGTAGTCGATGGGCGTGTTGTCGATCATTACCGTGTCGCGCTTGGGGTCCATGCGCGTGGTAATGGCCCAGATCACATCGTTCCAGTCACGGGCATTGATGTCGTCGTCGGTCACGATAACGAACTTGGTGTACATGAACTGGCGCAAAAACGACCACACACCCAGCATTACGCGCTTGGCGTGCCCCGGGTACTGCTTTTTCATGGTCACGATGGCCATGCGGTACGAGCAGCCTTCAGGCGGCAGGTAAAAGTCGGTGATTTCCGGGAACTGCTTTTGCAGGATCGGTACAAACACTTCGTTGAGCGCCACACCCAGAATCGCTGGCTCATCCGGTGGACGGCCGGTGTAGGTGCTGTGATAGATCGGTTTGACCCGATGGGTGATGCGCTCGACGGTAAACACCGGGAAGCTGTCCACTTCGTTGTAGTAACCGGTGTGGTCGCCATAAGGGCCTTCAGGGGCCATCTCGCCGGGGTGGATCACGCCTTCGAGGATGATTTCGGCAGTGGCCGGCACTTGCAGGTCATTGCCGCGGCACTTCACCAGTTCGGTGCGGTTGCCCCGCAGCAAGCCGGCAAAGGCGTACTCGGACAGGCTGTCGGGCACCGGGGTAACGGCGCCAAGAATAGTCGCCGGGTCTGCGCCCAGGGCCACGGACACCGGGAATGGCTGGCCGGGGTGTTTTTCGCACCAGTCGCGGTAGTCCAGCGCACCGCCACGGTGGCTCAACCAGCGCATGATGACCTTGTTGCGGCCAATCACCTGCTGACGATAAATACCGAGGTTCTGACGGTCCTTGTTCGGCCCCTTGGTCACGGTCAGGCCCCAGGTAATCAGGGGCGCCACATCGCCCGGCCAGCAATGCTGCACCGGAAGCATGGCGAGGTCGACGTCATCACCCTCAATGACCACTTCCTGGCACACCGCGTCCTTGACGACTTTCGGCGCCATGGCAATGATCTTGCGGAAGATCGGCAGCTTGGACCACGCGTCTTTCAGACCTTTAGGCGGCTCGGGCTCCTTGAGGAACGCCAGCAGCTTGCCGATTTCGCGCAGCTCGCTGACAGACTCGGCGCCCATGCCCATCGCCACGCGCTCTGGCGTGCCGAACAAGTTGCCGAGCACCGGGATCGTGTGGCCAGTCGGGTTTTCGAACAGCAAGGCCGGGCCTTTGGCTCGCAGCGTGCGATCGCAGATTTCGGTCATCTCCAGGACTGGAGAAACGGGAATCTGGATGCGTTTCAATTCTCCGCGCTGCTCTAGCTGCTGCACGAAATCCCGAAGATCCTTGAATTTCATTGACGGTGGCACCCCTAAAATAGGCGTACATCCTACCTGCTATGCCGGCCGCTGGCAGCTTATCGCTGCTCAGCGGGCGGTATTGGCCTGCTCCGGGGCACGCAACGCCAGGTCATCGAACAGCGGGGCCAATGCCGGAAGAACCAGGCGAGCGCCGATTTCGGACAGGTGATTGTCATCGGTGTACAACGAATGACCGTCCTGTTCGGCCCGGCACAACCCTGAGGCATCACACAGCTGCGGGGTCGGGTCCAGTACCTGCACATGGGAATCAGCGGCCGCGATATCGGCAAACAGGCGGTTGATAAACGCTTTTTGCCTGAGGTGGTCTTCGACCGGCATGCCGACATCGGCGGTGGGCTGGTGCAGCATCGCCAGGCGGCTCAGGCGGTACGGCGGATTGAACGGTTGCAACGGCGCCTCCTTCATCAGCCACACGCGGTACCCGGCCTTGCGCAATTGCTCGACCCTCGCCCGCAAGCCATCGGTCAACCGTTGTTCGGCGACCGCGCGATCATAGTGGCCATTGCTATCGCGCAACGCATGGCCGTGATCGCCCTTGGCATCGCCATACA harbors:
- a CDS encoding CDP-6-deoxy-delta-3,4-glucoseen reductase: MRVTLQPSGAVLETLPGERILDAAQRLGYECPQSCRNGNCHVCAALLVEGQVEQAGDVRDHGEFYTCLAAPLEDCVVLWDGVLALGELPVRSLACQLTECVDMGGDVWRVRLRAPAGKPPRYHAGQYVMLERENGDKSAFSLASAPHSGRDLELHVLVREDSARNLIEQLQRNKMVRLELPFGDTHLSELPDGPLVLIAAGTGMAQMHSLIEHCRAKGFKHPVHLYWGVRRPEDFYTLDEWAEWEKTPNLFLHKVVSDLCGWEGRCGMLHEAVCEDISDLASVHVYASGSPAMIYGTLDALVAAGMDAHQMRADVFAYCPRG
- the ubiD gene encoding 4-hydroxy-3-polyprenylbenzoate decarboxylase is translated as MKFKDLRDFVQQLEQRGELKRIQIPVSPVLEMTEICDRTLRAKGPALLFENPTGHTIPVLGNLFGTPERVAMGMGAESVSELREIGKLLAFLKEPEPPKGLKDAWSKLPIFRKIIAMAPKVVKDAVCQEVVIEGDDVDLAMLPVQHCWPGDVAPLITWGLTVTKGPNKDRQNLGIYRQQVIGRNKVIMRWLSHRGGALDYRDWCEKHPGQPFPVSVALGADPATILGAVTPVPDSLSEYAFAGLLRGNRTELVKCRGNDLQVPATAEIILEGVIHPGEMAPEGPYGDHTGYYNEVDSFPVFTVERITHRVKPIYHSTYTGRPPDEPAILGVALNEVFVPILQKQFPEITDFYLPPEGCSYRMAIVTMKKQYPGHAKRVMLGVWSFLRQFMYTKFVIVTDDDINARDWNDVIWAITTRMDPKRDTVMIDNTPIDYLDFASPVSGLGSKMGLDATNKWPGETTREWGRVIVKDEAVTRRVDDIWNQLGID